TACGCATTACCATTTACAATAACTCTATGATGCGCCATCCGATGCACCTGCATGGGTTTGATTTCAGGGTATTGAACGGCAACGGCGAAAATGCACCGATGAAAAATATCATTGATATTATGCCGATGGAAACTGATACGATAGAATTTGCAGCGAATGAGGAGGGCGACTGGTTTTTTCACTGCCATATACTCTATCACATGATGTCGGGGATGAACCGTGTGTTTGCCGTGGGTGATTATCAGAACCCTTATCTGCCTGATAAGCCAAAAGCCTATAAAGCATTACAAAGAGAAAGTAATATGCCACATTTTATGATACAGAATGATTTTGCAACCAATGGTAATGACGGAGAAGCGATGCTTCAGAATACAAGATGGAATTTAGGCACAGAATGGCGATTGGGTTACAACGATATGCACGGCTATGAAGTGGAAACCCATTTGGGAAGATATATCGGTAAAATGCAATGGTTTATGCCGTTTATAGGCTTTGACTGGCGATATCGAAGAATGGGGATAGACGAACAGGAAAAGAACCTGTTCGGGCAAAAGAATGAAAAAGATACACGAAGAGCATTTAGCTTGGGCTTTATGTACACCTTGCCAATGCTCGTTAATTTTCAGGCAGAAGTATATCACGATGGTATT
This window of the Chitinophaga sancti genome carries:
- a CDS encoding multicopper oxidase domain-containing protein, producing the protein MKMDNDPNRYNANALGDIVTLNYAMLKSPHNTTLPTDAPVKDIKFTLTGNMNRYVWSMDNKVLSETDKIPVNKGEILRITIYNNSMMRHPMHLHGFDFRVLNGNGENAPMKNIIDIMPMETDTIEFAANEEGDWFFHCHILYHMMSGMNRVFAVGDYQNPYLPDKPKAYKALQRESNMPHFMIQNDFATNGNDGEAMLQNTRWNLGTEWRLGYNDMHGYEVETHLGRYIGKMQWFMPFIGFDWRYRRMGIDEQEKNLFGQKNEKDTRRAFSLGFMYTLPMLVNFQAEVYHDGIIRLSLMREDIPVSKRVRAGFMVNTDKEFMGQLRYIINKNLNVRVHYDSDMGFGGGLTLNY